From the genome of Microcoleus sp. bin38.metabat.b11b12b14.051, one region includes:
- a CDS encoding NADPH-dependent F420 reductase gives MKIGIIGAGNVGATLGRILTKKNHSIVFGVRDPQSAKVQSASSATGGNARAASVGEAASHGQVLILATPWNGTQEAIAAAGDLTDKIIIDATNPIELTPAGLAAGLTIGHTTSAAEEIAKWASSAQVVKAFNNIGASCFENLQFGSQTATAFICGDNADAKKIVTNLAEDIGFEVVDAGDLKQARLLEPLGMLWIHLAFSGMGQDFAINLIKR, from the coding sequence ATGAAAATAGGTATAATTGGCGCTGGAAATGTTGGTGCAACTCTCGGCAGAATTTTAACTAAAAAAAATCACTCTATTGTGTTTGGCGTCAGAGATCCGCAGAGTGCAAAAGTGCAGTCTGCTTCTTCTGCTACAGGGGGAAATGCGCGAGCTGCGAGCGTTGGGGAAGCGGCAAGTCACGGTCAAGTTTTGATATTAGCTACGCCTTGGAATGGGACACAAGAGGCGATCGCCGCTGCGGGAGATTTGACAGACAAAATAATTATTGACGCGACAAACCCGATCGAGCTGACACCTGCTGGACTTGCTGCTGGGCTGACAATCGGACACACAACTTCGGCGGCAGAAGAAATTGCCAAATGGGCGAGTTCAGCGCAAGTTGTGAAAGCTTTTAACAATATTGGTGCAAGCTGTTTTGAAAATTTGCAATTCGGTTCGCAAACAGCAACTGCTTTTATTTGTGGAGACAACGCAGATGCAAAGAAAATTGTCACCAATCTTGCGGAAGACATCGGATTTGAAGTTGTAGATGCCGGGGATCTCAAGCAAGCTCGATTGCTGGAACCGCTGGGGATGCTGTGGATTCACCTAGCTTTCAGCGGTATGGGACAAGATTTTGCGATTAATTTAATCAAGCGCTGA
- the yidD gene encoding membrane protein insertion efficiency factor YidD translates to MKVLLIGLIRGYKMGISPYLPNACRFQPTCSQYAIEAIERFGAARGGSMAVKRILRCHPFHPGGYDPVPPKDSPEN, encoded by the coding sequence GTGAAAGTATTACTGATCGGATTAATTCGAGGCTACAAAATGGGGATTTCTCCTTATTTGCCTAACGCCTGTAGATTTCAACCAACTTGTTCGCAATACGCGATCGAAGCCATAGAAAGATTTGGGGCGGCCCGCGGCGGTTCAATGGCAGTTAAGCGGATTTTGCGCTGTCATCCTTTTCATCCTGGCGGTTACGATCCCGTACCACCCAAAGATAGCCCAGAGAATTAG